A window of Micrococcus endophyticus contains these coding sequences:
- the greA gene encoding transcription elongation factor GreA, producing the protein MTTSQSDAPWLTQEAFDRLSKELEHISGPGRQEIIERIEAARDEGDLKENGGYHAAREEQSKNEGRIAELKHLLETARVGEAAENDGAVHPGTVVTAVVAGDEMTFLFGNREIAEDDEHLEVYSERSPLGEAINGAAKGDKVTYTAPNGKEIKVEIKDVKPYSG; encoded by the coding sequence ATGACCACCAGCCAGTCCGACGCCCCGTGGCTGACCCAGGAGGCCTTCGACCGCCTCTCCAAGGAGCTCGAGCACATCTCCGGCCCCGGCCGCCAGGAGATCATCGAGCGCATCGAGGCCGCCCGCGACGAGGGCGACCTCAAGGAGAACGGCGGCTACCACGCCGCCCGCGAGGAGCAGTCCAAGAACGAGGGCCGCATCGCCGAGCTCAAGCACCTCCTCGAGACCGCCCGCGTGGGCGAGGCCGCCGAGAACGACGGCGCCGTGCACCCGGGCACCGTGGTGACCGCCGTCGTCGCCGGCGACGAGATGACTTTCCTCTTCGGCAACCGCGAGATCGCCGAGGACGACGAGCACCTCGAGGTCTACTCCGAGCGCTCCCCGCTGGGCGAGGCCATCAACGGCGCCGCCAAGGGCGACAAGGTGACCTACACCGCGCCCAACGGCAAGGAGATCAAGGTCGAGATCAAGGACGTCAAGCCCTACTCGGGCTGA
- a CDS encoding Bax inhibitor-1/YccA family membrane protein codes for MANPVMNSQNFQQQMQGGGQAQPGWYQGGTQSAQSPYGQQQSPYGQAQAFGAGQAAQQYAHQQSMEDAFRAPSAGPEQTGRMTFNDVVGKTGLMLVLVVVAGAVGWFSPGLMIIGAIAGLVLGLVNAFKREPSPVLIMAYAVAQGLFLGGISAFFEGAYPGIVVQAVLGTFSVFAVMLALYTSGKFRPTPRMTKIVMGAMIGYLVFMLVNMVLTWTGIGNMREGGLGLIIGAIAVLLAAYSLTMDFEMAAVGVKNGAPQKYSWSVAFGLTVTLIWLYIEILRIVAILRGND; via the coding sequence GTGGCGAATCCGGTCATGAACTCTCAGAACTTCCAGCAGCAGATGCAGGGCGGCGGACAGGCGCAGCCCGGCTGGTACCAGGGCGGGACGCAGTCCGCGCAGTCCCCGTACGGCCAGCAGCAGAGCCCGTACGGCCAGGCCCAGGCGTTCGGCGCCGGCCAGGCGGCCCAGCAGTACGCGCACCAGCAGTCCATGGAGGACGCCTTCCGCGCGCCCTCCGCCGGCCCGGAGCAGACCGGCCGGATGACCTTCAACGACGTCGTCGGCAAGACCGGCCTGATGCTCGTGCTCGTCGTGGTGGCGGGCGCCGTGGGCTGGTTCTCGCCGGGCCTGATGATCATCGGCGCGATCGCCGGCCTCGTGCTGGGCCTGGTCAACGCGTTCAAGCGCGAGCCCTCGCCCGTGCTGATCATGGCCTACGCCGTGGCGCAGGGCCTGTTCCTGGGCGGCATCTCGGCGTTCTTCGAGGGCGCCTACCCGGGCATCGTGGTGCAGGCCGTGCTCGGCACCTTCTCCGTGTTCGCGGTGATGCTGGCGCTCTACACCTCGGGCAAGTTCCGCCCGACCCCGCGCATGACGAAGATCGTCATGGGCGCTATGATCGGCTACCTCGTCTTCATGCTCGTCAACATGGTCCTCACCTGGACCGGCATCGGCAACATGCGTGAGGGCGGCCTGGGCCTGATCATCGGCGCGATCGCCGTGCTGCTCGCCGCGTACTCGCTGACGATGGACTTCGAGATGGCCGCCGTGGGCGTGAAGAACGGCGCCCCGCAGAAGTACTCCTGGTCCGTGGCCTTCGGCCTGACCGTGACCCTGATCTGGCTGTACATCGAGATCCTGCGCATCGTCGCCATCCTGCGCGGCAACGACTGA
- a CDS encoding winged helix-turn-helix transcriptional regulator, protein MKRGNPYEQGCPTRHILDRIGDKWTVLIVGALGEESLRFSELRRRIEGISQKMLTQTLRALEEDGLVMRTVYAEVPARVEYRLTEAGHSLRAPLEALEKWSITHLADVLHARTHYQT, encoded by the coding sequence GTGAAGCGCGGGAATCCCTACGAGCAGGGGTGCCCGACGCGCCATATCCTCGACCGGATCGGTGACAAGTGGACGGTCCTGATCGTCGGGGCGCTGGGGGAGGAGAGTCTCCGGTTCTCAGAGCTGCGCCGACGGATCGAGGGGATCTCGCAGAAGATGCTCACCCAGACCCTGCGCGCCCTCGAGGAGGACGGCCTGGTGATGCGCACGGTCTACGCGGAGGTCCCAGCGCGGGTGGAATACCGGCTCACCGAGGCCGGGCACAGCCTCCGGGCCCCGCTGGAGGCGCTGGAGAAATGGTCGATCACGCACCTCGCCGATGTGCTGCACGCTCGCACCCACTACCAGACCTGA
- the ilvA gene encoding threonine ammonia-lyase — MTAGDVAQEQESVQTAADAAPVAGPRWVRPADAEPAWEGLPVSYEDVEAARETLRGVSEVSPLQLSRSLSRAVGTDVHLKCENLQRAGSFKIRGAYVRMAGLSEAERVRGVVAASAGNHAQGVALAAAKLGISARIYMPRGVALPKLQATKDHGAEVVLHGSTVDESLAEAQRWAAETGAVFIPPFDDPAIIAGQGTVGLEILDTLPDVDTVIMGIGGGGLIAGTAVALKEAARRRGRTVRVIGVQAATAAAFPGSLEEGRVQVLESVSTIADGIAVGKPGNLPLRITAELVDAVVTVTDDEIAAALVHLLERAKLVVEPAGAVGVAALLAGRTADLGFELGSTVAVLSGGNIDPMLLLKSVQSGLSAAGRYMTVRIPLRDRPGELATISRIIADSDANVVRVDHTRVGPELSMGGVHITIDMETRGPEHSAAVLEALREAGYSPVPIH, encoded by the coding sequence ATGACGGCGGGCGATGTCGCGCAGGAGCAGGAGAGCGTGCAGACCGCCGCCGACGCGGCGCCCGTGGCCGGGCCCCGGTGGGTGCGCCCGGCCGACGCGGAGCCGGCCTGGGAGGGTCTGCCGGTGTCCTACGAGGACGTCGAGGCGGCCCGGGAGACCCTGCGGGGCGTCTCGGAGGTCTCGCCGCTGCAGCTGTCGCGCTCGCTGAGCCGGGCGGTGGGCACGGACGTCCACCTCAAGTGCGAGAACCTCCAGCGGGCGGGCTCGTTCAAGATCCGGGGCGCCTACGTGCGCATGGCCGGGCTGAGCGAGGCGGAGCGCGTGCGGGGCGTGGTGGCGGCCTCGGCCGGCAACCACGCGCAGGGCGTGGCGCTGGCCGCGGCCAAGCTGGGGATCAGCGCCCGGATCTACATGCCCCGCGGCGTGGCCCTGCCCAAGCTGCAGGCCACCAAGGACCACGGCGCCGAGGTCGTGCTGCACGGCTCCACCGTGGACGAGTCCCTCGCCGAGGCCCAGCGGTGGGCCGCCGAGACCGGCGCCGTGTTCATCCCGCCGTTCGACGACCCCGCGATCATCGCCGGCCAGGGCACCGTGGGCCTGGAGATCCTGGACACGCTGCCGGACGTGGACACCGTGATCATGGGCATCGGTGGCGGCGGGCTGATCGCCGGCACCGCCGTGGCCCTGAAGGAGGCGGCCCGGCGCCGCGGCCGCACGGTGCGGGTCATCGGGGTGCAGGCGGCCACGGCCGCCGCGTTCCCGGGCTCCCTCGAGGAGGGCCGCGTCCAGGTGCTGGAGAGCGTGTCCACCATCGCGGACGGCATCGCGGTCGGCAAGCCGGGCAACCTGCCCCTGCGGATCACGGCCGAGCTGGTGGACGCCGTCGTCACGGTGACGGACGACGAGATCGCCGCCGCCCTCGTGCACCTGCTCGAGCGCGCCAAGCTCGTGGTGGAGCCGGCGGGCGCCGTCGGCGTGGCCGCGCTGCTGGCCGGCCGCACGGCGGACCTCGGCTTCGAGCTGGGCTCCACCGTGGCCGTGCTCTCCGGCGGCAACATCGACCCGATGCTGCTGCTGAAGTCCGTCCAGTCCGGCCTCTCGGCCGCGGGCCGCTACATGACGGTGCGGATCCCGCTGCGGGACCGCCCGGGCGAGCTCGCGACCATCTCGCGGATCATCGCGGACTCGGACGCCAACGTGGTGCGCGTGGACCACACCCGGGTGGGCCCGGAGCTGTCCATGGGCGGCGTGCACATCACCATCGACATGGAGACGCGCGGCCCCGAGCACTCGGCGGCCGTCCTCGAGGCCCTCCGGGAGGCGGGCTACAGCCCGGTGCCGATCCACTGA
- the mca gene encoding mycothiol conjugate amidase Mca, translated as MTEQSTAPIRPTDAVPASAGLRLLAVHAHPDDESSKGAAMMAAYAQAGAEVMVVTCTGGEAGDLLNPSYENVVATDRDITAVRREEMAEAVRALGIQHSWLGFLDSGLPEGDPLPALPANCFAEIPLRTAAAPLVALVRRFRPHVLIAYDEAGGYPHPDHIQAHHVAVEAYRAAGDPDAYPETGPAWEVSKLYYDRAFNPEKFRSLHEAFIAAGDESPFEARLSMYAQMDALREARRRQEAGEDVPDPEDAPGWIIPDHAVTTQVPVADFLEHRDAALRAHRTQVDPVGFFFAAPNELLRTSWPWEDYALIDARVPVELPEHDLFAGLR; from the coding sequence GTGACCGAGCAGTCCACCGCCCCCATCCGCCCGACCGACGCCGTGCCCGCCTCGGCGGGCCTGCGGCTGCTGGCCGTGCACGCCCACCCGGACGACGAGTCCTCGAAGGGCGCCGCCATGATGGCCGCCTACGCGCAGGCCGGGGCCGAGGTCATGGTGGTCACCTGCACCGGCGGCGAGGCGGGCGACCTGCTCAACCCCTCCTACGAGAACGTCGTGGCCACGGATCGGGACATCACGGCCGTGCGCCGCGAGGAGATGGCCGAGGCGGTGCGGGCGCTCGGCATCCAGCACTCGTGGCTGGGCTTCCTGGACTCGGGCCTGCCGGAGGGCGACCCCCTGCCGGCGCTGCCCGCCAACTGCTTCGCGGAGATCCCGCTGCGCACCGCCGCGGCCCCGCTCGTGGCCCTCGTGCGCCGGTTCCGCCCGCACGTGCTCATCGCCTACGACGAGGCCGGCGGCTACCCGCATCCGGACCACATCCAGGCCCACCACGTGGCCGTCGAGGCGTATCGCGCCGCCGGCGACCCGGACGCCTACCCGGAGACCGGGCCGGCCTGGGAGGTCTCCAAGCTCTACTACGACCGGGCCTTCAACCCGGAGAAGTTCCGCAGCCTCCACGAGGCGTTCATCGCCGCCGGGGACGAGTCCCCGTTCGAGGCGCGGCTGTCCATGTACGCCCAGATGGACGCGCTGCGCGAGGCGCGCCGCCGCCAGGAGGCGGGGGAGGACGTGCCGGACCCGGAGGACGCCCCGGGCTGGATCATCCCGGACCACGCCGTCACCACCCAGGTGCCCGTGGCGGACTTCCTCGAGCACCGCGACGCCGCCCTGCGCGCCCACCGCACCCAGGTGGACCCCGTGGGCTTCTTCTTCGCCGCCCCCAACGAGCTGCTGCGCACCTCGTGGCCGTGGGAGGACTACGCGCTCATCGACGCGCGGGTGCCCGTCGAGCTGCCCGAGCACGACCTCTTCGCCGGCCTGCGCTGA
- a CDS encoding NAD(P)-dependent oxidoreductase, whose translation MTAITVVGGTGYAGAAIVTEAARRGHTVTAISRTAPGTQAEGVDYVTGDLTQSVPDIAGAEVVVAALSPRGDNAGRLRDAYRSLAQAAATNGARFVAIGGFSSLRPAEGAPRFVEGGDLPPEFAAEAREMNDILADLATGSVDVDWLFVSPAAEFGSHVPGEALGRYRVSGEVALFDQDGKSAISGADFARAVLDEIETPTHHRAQIHFAY comes from the coding sequence ATGACTGCAATCACTGTTGTCGGAGGAACGGGATACGCGGGAGCCGCGATCGTCACCGAGGCCGCGCGGCGCGGCCACACCGTCACGGCCATCAGTCGAACGGCCCCCGGAACACAGGCCGAGGGCGTCGACTACGTCACCGGCGACCTCACCCAGTCCGTCCCCGACATCGCGGGTGCGGAGGTCGTCGTCGCCGCGCTCTCACCGCGAGGGGACAATGCGGGCAGGCTACGGGACGCCTACCGTTCGCTCGCCCAGGCGGCGGCCACGAACGGCGCCCGGTTCGTCGCGATCGGGGGATTCAGCTCTCTCCGCCCGGCGGAGGGCGCCCCGCGATTCGTCGAGGGCGGTGACCTGCCCCCGGAGTTCGCCGCCGAAGCACGGGAGATGAACGACATCCTCGCAGACCTCGCCACGGGCTCAGTCGACGTGGACTGGCTGTTCGTCAGCCCAGCCGCAGAGTTCGGCTCCCACGTGCCCGGGGAAGCGCTCGGACGCTACCGCGTCTCCGGCGAGGTCGCGCTGTTCGACCAGGACGGGAAGTCCGCGATCAGCGGCGCCGACTTCGCCCGCGCCGTCCTCGATGAGATCGAGACGCCCACCCACCACCGGGCGCAGATCCACTTCGCGTATTGA
- a CDS encoding DUF4307 domain-containing protein, with translation MSHHAHAVHAQDPTLANRYGTDQDRPSRRRLWVGLGVLGLLGAVLLAVWLGLNLSVGNIEYKDVGYTIEDDGNATVTFQVLVPEGVQAECDVLVMDSHAAPVGFRTVRLVSVPQDQRDTPSDAQQVYTVDVRTVVRGDSGVVEACRKL, from the coding sequence ATGTCTCACCACGCCCACGCCGTCCACGCGCAGGACCCCACCCTAGCCAACCGCTACGGGACCGACCAGGATCGTCCGTCCCGCCGTCGGCTGTGGGTCGGCCTCGGGGTGCTCGGGCTCCTCGGCGCCGTGCTGCTGGCCGTGTGGCTCGGCCTGAACCTGTCCGTGGGCAACATCGAGTACAAGGACGTCGGCTACACCATCGAGGACGACGGCAACGCGACCGTCACCTTCCAGGTGCTCGTCCCCGAGGGCGTGCAGGCCGAGTGCGACGTCCTCGTGATGGACTCGCACGCCGCGCCCGTGGGCTTCCGCACCGTGCGCCTGGTGTCCGTGCCCCAGGACCAGCGGGACACCCCCTCGGACGCCCAGCAGGTCTACACGGTGGACGTGCGCACCGTGGTCCGCGGCGACTCCGGCGTGGTCGAGGCCTGCCGGAAGCTCTGA
- a CDS encoding AI-2E family transporter, translated as MSSTLAAQTKINKDVPYGLTVAAAWSWRLVAVLVGLGVLWWLLSFVSLVLIPVLVAALLATLLAPLFEGMRRIGLPGIAASLLCVLLLVVVVVGLVVLAGQQIVQGFSDLGEKLTTAVYGAIAWLAGMGVEIPTSGGGLEGLWKTVQDNSGTLLNSAMTFGSTAVNIGAGFFIALFSLIFFLYDGDRIWRFILIFVPKAHRATVGRAGQTGWRALGNYVRVQIFVAFVDAVGIGLGALILGVPLAIPLAVLVFLASFIPMIGATVTGAIAVLFALMSNGLVNALLMLGVVLLVQQIESNVLQPLVMGKAVALHPLAVFLAVAAGSAVLGLAGAVFAVPVLAFVNSFIRALTADPPEQLTDRSDQALAPGGAADEAVGSHVFEPTKHDDAALASEDDAGTSGDLR; from the coding sequence GTGAGCTCCACCCTCGCGGCCCAGACGAAGATCAACAAGGACGTCCCGTACGGGCTGACGGTGGCCGCCGCCTGGTCCTGGCGGCTCGTGGCGGTCCTGGTGGGCCTCGGCGTCCTCTGGTGGCTGCTCAGCTTCGTGAGCCTCGTGCTCATCCCCGTCCTCGTGGCCGCACTCCTCGCCACCCTGCTGGCGCCGCTCTTCGAGGGCATGCGCCGCATCGGGCTCCCCGGGATCGCGGCGTCGCTGCTGTGCGTGCTGCTGCTGGTCGTGGTGGTGGTCGGCCTCGTGGTCCTCGCCGGTCAGCAGATCGTCCAGGGCTTCTCGGACCTGGGGGAGAAGCTGACCACGGCCGTGTACGGCGCGATCGCCTGGCTCGCCGGCATGGGCGTGGAGATCCCCACCTCGGGCGGCGGCCTCGAGGGGCTGTGGAAGACCGTCCAGGACAACTCGGGCACGCTGCTCAACAGCGCCATGACCTTCGGCTCCACTGCCGTGAACATCGGCGCGGGCTTCTTCATCGCCCTCTTCTCGCTGATCTTCTTCCTGTACGACGGCGACCGCATCTGGCGCTTCATCCTCATCTTCGTGCCCAAGGCCCACCGGGCCACCGTGGGCCGGGCCGGCCAGACCGGCTGGCGCGCGCTGGGCAACTACGTGCGGGTGCAGATCTTCGTGGCGTTCGTGGACGCCGTCGGCATCGGCCTGGGCGCGCTGATCCTCGGGGTGCCGCTGGCCATCCCGCTGGCGGTGCTGGTGTTCCTGGCCTCGTTCATCCCCATGATCGGCGCCACCGTGACCGGCGCGATCGCGGTGCTCTTCGCGCTCATGTCCAACGGCCTGGTCAACGCCCTGCTCATGCTGGGCGTGGTGCTGCTGGTGCAGCAGATCGAGTCCAACGTGCTCCAGCCGCTCGTGATGGGCAAGGCGGTCGCGCTCCACCCGCTGGCCGTGTTCCTCGCGGTGGCCGCCGGCTCCGCCGTGCTCGGCCTGGCCGGCGCCGTGTTCGCGGTGCCCGTGCTGGCCTTCGTGAACAGCTTCATCCGGGCCCTCACGGCGGACCCGCCCGAGCAGCTGACGGACCGCTCGGACCAGGCGCTGGCGCCGGGGGGCGCGGCGGACGAGGCGGTGGGCTCGCACGTGTTCGAGCCCACGAAGCACGACGACGCGGCCCTCGCCTCCGAGGACGACGCCGGCACCAGCGGGGACCTGCGATGA
- a CDS encoding GPP34 family phosphoprotein, with protein MLTAEKTHLLLTREDGRSESPSHHGVALAAAALADYRAAGIVTVEDAPVDRARVLVTAAGVTGHPVLDARLGKVDALAGTPVTAAVAAGRPNLRKAVIARLTETGDLAEQKAFMATRHLPRGGTRAELLDRLTAVVLDEREATDEDVLLLGVLQHLNLAWRLLPGIHERYGRRELVRRVESLTRSDLLVQAVRRAVGGTAAAVTAAAAGSLA; from the coding sequence ATGCTGACCGCCGAGAAGACGCACCTGCTGCTCACCCGCGAGGACGGGCGCTCCGAGAGCCCCTCCCACCATGGCGTCGCCCTGGCGGCGGCCGCCCTCGCGGACTACCGCGCCGCGGGCATCGTCACCGTCGAGGACGCCCCCGTGGACCGCGCCCGGGTGCTCGTCACCGCCGCCGGCGTCACCGGCCACCCCGTCCTGGACGCCCGACTGGGCAAGGTCGACGCCCTCGCGGGCACCCCGGTGACCGCCGCCGTCGCCGCGGGCCGTCCGAACCTGCGCAAGGCCGTCATCGCCCGCCTCACCGAGACCGGGGACCTGGCCGAGCAGAAGGCCTTCATGGCCACCCGCCACCTCCCCCGCGGGGGCACCCGGGCCGAGCTGCTCGACCGCCTGACCGCCGTGGTCCTGGACGAGCGCGAGGCCACGGACGAGGACGTGCTCCTGCTCGGCGTCCTGCAGCACCTCAACCTGGCCTGGCGCCTGCTGCCCGGCATACACGAGCGCTACGGCCGCCGCGAGCTGGTCCGTCGCGTCGAGTCCCTGACCCGCTCGGACCTGCTGGTGCAGGCCGTGCGCCGCGCCGTGGGCGGCACCGCCGCGGCCGTCACCGCGGCCGCCGCCGGCTCGCTGGCCTGA
- a CDS encoding NAD(P)/FAD-dependent oxidoreductase, which yields MSLTPELSPKPRLLIVGGGYAGFHIAKELQKKVKDAGGVVTVVDPLPYMTYQPFLPEVVGGHIDGRNVVVDLATHLKDSEVLRGAVVKVEHARRVATVRGEDGHEFEVPYQDVVMTAGATTRVFPIAGLGEHGIGLKTVEEAEALRNQILERLDAASLMVDAEARRRALTFVVVGGGFAGVETVGEMEHLIRTAVSRDPRVSQSEVRIALVEAMGRIMPEVSEDQAAGVVEHLKDRGIEVLLNTSLGDATDGIMTLVDMKDKSEKERFGADTLVWTAGVAANSVAKQTDFPVEERGRIEVTATLQVKDGQGGVLEGAWGCGDVCAVPDLTGAGPGGFCVPNAQHAGRQAKQLAANYLAVRHGEGEVQEYVHKSLGTVAGLGFFKGVGNPLGVKISGPAAFLAHRGYHAYAMPTLDRRFRIFAGWVAETLFGRDSTSVEGQDRPFNAFRRAAGVELEPGRFERKRALESSKG from the coding sequence ATGTCTCTCACCCCTGAACTGTCCCCCAAGCCGCGCCTGCTGATCGTCGGCGGCGGCTACGCCGGGTTCCACATCGCCAAGGAGCTGCAGAAGAAGGTCAAGGACGCCGGCGGCGTCGTGACCGTGGTGGACCCGCTGCCGTACATGACGTACCAGCCCTTCCTCCCCGAGGTCGTGGGCGGCCACATCGACGGCCGCAACGTCGTTGTGGACCTCGCCACCCACCTCAAGGACTCCGAGGTGCTGCGCGGCGCGGTCGTGAAGGTGGAGCACGCCCGCCGCGTGGCCACCGTGCGCGGCGAGGACGGCCACGAGTTCGAGGTGCCCTACCAGGACGTCGTGATGACCGCCGGCGCCACCACCCGCGTCTTCCCGATCGCCGGCCTGGGCGAGCACGGCATCGGCCTGAAGACCGTCGAGGAGGCCGAGGCCCTGCGCAACCAGATCCTCGAGCGCCTGGACGCCGCCTCCCTGATGGTGGACGCCGAGGCCCGCCGTCGCGCCCTGACCTTCGTGGTCGTCGGCGGCGGCTTCGCCGGCGTCGAGACCGTCGGCGAGATGGAGCACCTGATCCGCACCGCCGTCTCTCGCGACCCGCGCGTGTCCCAGTCCGAGGTGCGCATCGCCCTCGTCGAGGCCATGGGCCGCATCATGCCCGAGGTCTCCGAGGACCAGGCCGCCGGCGTGGTGGAGCACCTGAAGGACCGCGGCATCGAGGTCCTGCTGAACACCTCGCTGGGCGACGCCACGGACGGGATCATGACCCTCGTGGACATGAAGGACAAGTCCGAGAAGGAGCGCTTCGGCGCCGACACCCTCGTGTGGACCGCCGGCGTGGCCGCCAACTCCGTGGCCAAGCAGACCGACTTCCCGGTGGAGGAGCGCGGCCGCATCGAGGTCACCGCCACCCTGCAGGTCAAGGACGGCCAGGGCGGCGTGCTCGAGGGCGCCTGGGGCTGCGGCGACGTCTGCGCCGTGCCGGACCTCACGGGCGCCGGCCCCGGCGGCTTCTGCGTCCCCAACGCCCAGCACGCCGGCCGTCAGGCCAAGCAGCTGGCCGCCAACTACCTGGCCGTGCGCCACGGCGAGGGCGAGGTGCAGGAGTACGTGCACAAGTCCCTCGGCACCGTCGCCGGCCTGGGCTTCTTCAAGGGCGTGGGCAACCCCCTCGGCGTGAAGATCTCCGGCCCGGCCGCCTTCCTGGCGCACCGCGGCTACCACGCCTACGCGATGCCCACCCTGGACCGCCGCTTCCGGATCTTCGCGGGCTGGGTCGCCGAGACCCTGTTCGGCCGCGACTCCACCTCGGTGGAGGGCCAGGACCGCCCGTTCAACGCGTTCCGTCGTGCCGCCGGCGTCGAGCTCGAGCCCGGCCGCTTCGAGCGGAAGCGGGCCCTCGAGTCCTCGAAGGGCTGA
- a CDS encoding aldose 1-epimerase family protein yields MSETSAAEAFGAPHATGTQHRLRRAGAEAVAVGLAGALRTYRVHGVDLTEPYGPESIPPAGNGIQMSPWPNRVAGARWELGGAEQGLDVTEPARGHAIHGLLRNTHFVAEASSEHAVTLRGEIHPQHGWPFRLTHRVTYELDADGGLTVTQELENHADAPAPVAFGAHPFLRIGDVPVPELSLRVPADAWIRTGEDLIPVETLPVEGTDRDFRRGRPVGEDALDVCLTGLAPDADGRHRQTLLAGDGRAVTLWSDHAFAYTHVFVTDRLPGRDVAVAVEPLTAPADALNTGEGLHRLAPRTRWSAQWGLTPHVPPHADEENRS; encoded by the coding sequence GTGTCCGAGACCAGCGCCGCTGAGGCCTTCGGGGCCCCGCACGCCACCGGCACCCAGCACCGCCTGCGCCGCGCCGGGGCCGAGGCCGTCGCCGTGGGCCTCGCCGGCGCCCTGCGCACCTACCGGGTCCACGGGGTGGACCTCACCGAGCCGTACGGCCCCGAGTCGATCCCGCCCGCCGGCAACGGCATCCAGATGAGCCCGTGGCCCAACCGGGTGGCCGGGGCCCGCTGGGAACTGGGTGGCGCGGAGCAGGGCCTCGACGTCACCGAGCCCGCGCGCGGCCACGCCATCCACGGCCTGCTGCGCAACACCCACTTCGTCGCCGAGGCGTCCTCGGAGCACGCGGTCACCCTGCGCGGGGAGATCCACCCCCAGCACGGCTGGCCCTTCCGCCTCACGCACCGCGTCACGTACGAGCTGGACGCGGACGGCGGCCTCACCGTCACCCAGGAGCTCGAGAACCACGCGGACGCGCCCGCGCCCGTGGCGTTCGGCGCCCACCCGTTCCTGCGGATCGGCGACGTCCCCGTCCCCGAGCTGAGCCTGCGCGTGCCCGCGGACGCCTGGATCCGCACGGGGGAGGACCTCATCCCGGTGGAGACCCTGCCCGTGGAGGGCACGGACCGGGACTTCCGCCGCGGCCGCCCCGTGGGTGAGGACGCGCTGGACGTGTGCCTGACCGGGCTCGCCCCGGACGCGGACGGACGTCATCGTCAGACCCTCCTCGCCGGGGACGGGCGCGCTGTGACACTCTGGTCGGATCACGCGTTCGCGTACACGCACGTCTTCGTCACGGACCGGCTGCCCGGCCGCGACGTCGCCGTCGCGGTGGAGCCCCTGACGGCCCCCGCGGACGCGCTGAACACGGGGGAGGGCCTGCACCGGCTCGCGCCCCGCACCCGCTGGTCCGCCCAGTGGGGCCTGACCCCGCATGTCCCCCCGCACGCAGACGAGGAGAACCGCTCGTGA